The window TGGCTAGCTCCGCAACCGCCCAGAAGGGCAAGGGCGTCGCCCTGGCCGTCGTCTATGTCACCTGCCTGTTCTTCATCTGGGCCCTGGTCACCAACCTGCTGGATCCCCTGCTGAAGACCATGAAGACGGTCTTCACCCTGAGCCCGGTCCAGGCCAACCTGACGGGCTTTGCCTTCTTCATCGCCTACGGCCTGATGTCGCTGCCCTCGGCGGCGTTCCTCTCGAAATTCGGCTATGCCAGATCGGTGATGGTCGGCCTTGGCGGTATCGTCGCCGGCTGCTTCATCGCCATCGCGGCGGCCAAGCTTCACACCTACAGTCTGGTGCTGACCGCCCTGTTCGTGATGGCCTCGGGCATCACCCTGCTGCAGGTGGCCGCCAATCCGCTGATCGCCTCGCTGGGCAAGCCCGAGGACTCCTCGTTCCGGCTGAACCTGTCCCAGGCCTTCAACTCGCTGGGCGCGGCCTGCGGCCTGTGGTTCGGTGCCAACTTCCTGCTCAAGGGCGAGATCTTCGAGAAGGACATCGTCGTCACCCAGGCCATGCGCGAGCAGGCCCTGGGCTTTGTCTCGAACGTCTATCTGGCTATCGGCGTGGGCCTGGCCCTGTTCATCCTGGCCATCTTCCTGGTGCGCCAGCGGATCACCGACGCCGCCCCCAAGACCGGCAAGCTGG of the Caulobacter henricii genome contains:
- a CDS encoding sugar MFS transporter — protein: MASSATAQKGKGVALAVVYVTCLFFIWALVTNLLDPLLKTMKTVFTLSPVQANLTGFAFFIAYGLMSLPSAAFLSKFGYARSVMVGLGGIVAGCFIAIAAAKLHTYSLVLTALFVMASGITLLQVAANPLIASLGKPEDSSFRLNLSQAFNSLGAACGLWFGANFLLKGEIFEKDIVVTQAMREQALGFVSNVYLAIGVGLALFILAIFLVRQRITDAAPKTGKLVSPFAALTSKWANLGALGIFVYVGAEVAISLNLLLFLEQTNILNISAEQAGKLTTFYMVFAMIGRFGGSALLKVVKDYVLLTGVALGAIALCLVVIVTKDMVPSAHTGVLNLFLAQAPLTSGLIPAGAALLIGLFNSIMFPTIFTLTLQRSSAPTSATSGLLCMAIVGGAVLPLVFASIEQATGSKALGFIAPLVCYVYVLWFALAAKKAPVHEITEDVVGGGH